In one Spirochaeta lutea genomic region, the following are encoded:
- a CDS encoding cation transporter produces MFGRKRSSEPTAPSPETMKHAVLDVDGATCTSCVYTIEHVGSKLKGVHECFVDRNTSQIQLDYDGNPETLERIIELVDRIGYTAVINQADQPVS; encoded by the coding sequence ATGTTTGGAAGAAAACGATCATCAGAACCGACTGCTCCGTCCCCGGAAACAATGAAACATGCCGTACTGGATGTAGATGGCGCAACCTGTACATCCTGCGTATACACCATCGAACACGTGGGCTCAAAGTTAAAGGGAGTCCATGAATGCTTCGTAGACCGCAATACCAGTCAAATCCAACTGGACTACGACGGCAACCCCGAAACCCTGGAACGTATCATTGAGCTGGTGGATCGTATTGGGTATACGGCTGTCATTAACCAAGCCGACCAACCGGTTTCCTAG
- a CDS encoding histidine phosphatase family protein, with protein MELYLIRHGQSKNNELDNASDGDTLRNPDPPLTKTGHLQARKVGGHLAKPKQPYDPSENEQFWGWDHYNHLGYGLTHIYASLLTRALQTAAEIGHATGLKPVLWHRIHEVGGITTYFPEMDARVPRPGLSRKEILTTYPGAVLDPETEGHLAELEAAHGPDTGWWNHAPQESPEQARMRARKWVASLKERHAATNHRVAVVSHCWFIVLVLAELCGIPDIESLWFSTNNCGITRVDLVPGSTRIVYQNRLDHLEHPIITT; from the coding sequence ATGGAACTCTACCTCATCCGTCACGGCCAATCAAAGAACAACGAACTGGATAATGCATCTGATGGCGATACCCTGCGAAATCCCGATCCGCCCCTTACCAAAACGGGACATCTCCAGGCCAGGAAGGTAGGAGGCCATCTCGCCAAGCCGAAACAGCCCTACGACCCCTCTGAAAATGAACAATTCTGGGGCTGGGATCATTACAATCACCTAGGGTACGGCCTGACCCATATCTACGCCAGTCTGTTAACCAGGGCACTGCAGACTGCAGCCGAGATTGGTCATGCCACCGGCTTAAAGCCTGTTTTATGGCATCGGATTCACGAGGTTGGGGGAATAACTACCTATTTCCCCGAGATGGATGCCAGGGTACCCCGACCCGGACTCTCCCGGAAGGAGATACTCACCACCTACCCCGGGGCTGTCCTGGATCCCGAGACCGAGGGACACCTGGCAGAACTTGAAGCAGCCCATGGTCCCGACACAGGATGGTGGAACCATGCACCCCAAGAATCCCCGGAACAGGCCCGCATGCGCGCCCGGAAATGGGTAGCGAGTTTGAAAGAACGCCACGCTGCTACAAACCACCGGGTAGCCGTCGTAAGCCATTGCTGGTTCATAGTTCTGGTTCTGGCCGAACTCTGCGGTATTCCCGATATCGAATCCCTATGGTTTTCTACCAATAATTGCGGAATCACCAGGGTAGATCTTGTTCCAGGTTCCACCCGCATCGTTTATCAAAACCGCTTGGACCATCTGGAACACCCCATCATAACTACCTAG
- a CDS encoding ABC-F family ATP-binding cassette domain-containing protein → MITVSDLSLTFGTKPLFKEVNLKFTPGNCYGVIGANGAGKSTFLKVLSGELDNFSGEVSIAPGLRMSVLGQNQYAYDEHSVIHTVIMGNKTLYDIMVERETLYSKSDLTEEEGMRVGEIEGLFGEMGGYEAEAEASILLSGLGIEESLHYQQMGDLEGSQKVRVLLAQALFGNPDILLLDEPTNHLDLESINWLEDFLSKFENTVIVVSHDRHFLNQVCTHICDVDYGNIRMYVGNYDFWYQASQLIAKQKKDEKRRAEDKAAELKEFIQRFSSNASKAKQATSRKKLLEKLDLGDLPATSRRFPYVGFKPERECGKIVLEVRNLKKADEQETLLDNFSLTVNRGDKIAFVGPQNAAKTAFFEIIGGEDTPEAGEYEWGVTITTSYFPKNNGRYFTSDMTIVDWLSQYSPVTDEAYVRGFLGRMLFSGEDALKPVKVLSGGEKVRCLLSKMMLSGANTLILDEPTNHLDLESITALNNGLIEFPEVVLFNSHDHQFISSIANRIVEFAPGGIIDRMMPFDEYMASKEIIALRDELWHGHQRVQI, encoded by the coding sequence GTGATTACCGTATCAGATCTAAGTTTAACCTTTGGAACAAAGCCCCTCTTCAAAGAGGTCAACCTCAAATTTACGCCGGGAAACTGTTACGGCGTAATCGGCGCCAATGGCGCAGGAAAATCCACCTTTTTAAAGGTATTGTCCGGCGAGCTGGATAACTTTTCCGGCGAAGTCTCTATCGCTCCGGGGCTTCGGATGTCCGTGTTAGGCCAGAACCAATACGCCTACGACGAACATTCGGTCATCCATACGGTGATTATGGGAAATAAGACCCTCTACGACATTATGGTTGAGAGGGAAACCCTCTATAGCAAGTCGGACCTGACTGAAGAAGAAGGAATGAGGGTAGGGGAGATTGAAGGGCTGTTCGGTGAAATGGGAGGGTACGAAGCTGAGGCGGAAGCATCCATCCTTCTCTCCGGGCTCGGCATTGAAGAGTCTCTCCATTACCAGCAAATGGGAGATCTCGAAGGAAGTCAGAAGGTTCGTGTGTTGCTTGCCCAGGCCCTCTTTGGGAATCCTGATATTCTTCTCTTGGACGAACCCACAAACCACCTGGATCTTGAGTCCATAAACTGGCTGGAGGATTTTCTCAGCAAGTTTGAAAACACCGTCATTGTGGTAAGCCATGACAGACACTTTTTGAACCAGGTTTGTACCCACATCTGTGATGTAGACTACGGAAATATCCGGATGTATGTGGGAAACTACGACTTCTGGTACCAGGCAAGCCAGCTGATCGCCAAGCAAAAAAAAGACGAAAAACGCCGGGCCGAGGATAAGGCCGCAGAGTTGAAAGAGTTCATCCAACGATTCAGTTCCAATGCCTCCAAGGCAAAACAGGCCACCAGCCGGAAAAAACTCTTGGAAAAACTGGATCTGGGAGATCTGCCTGCCACCAGCCGCCGCTTCCCCTACGTAGGATTCAAGCCCGAACGGGAATGCGGAAAGATCGTCCTGGAGGTTCGTAACCTGAAAAAGGCGGATGAACAAGAAACCCTCTTGGATAACTTCAGCCTAACGGTCAACCGGGGAGACAAAATAGCCTTCGTCGGCCCTCAGAACGCCGCGAAAACCGCCTTCTTCGAGATTATCGGCGGCGAGGATACCCCCGAAGCAGGTGAGTATGAATGGGGAGTGACCATAACCACGAGCTACTTTCCCAAGAATAACGGCCGCTACTTTACCTCGGATATGACCATTGTGGACTGGCTTTCCCAATACAGCCCCGTTACCGATGAAGCCTACGTCCGGGGGTTCCTGGGGCGGATGCTCTTCAGCGGCGAGGATGCCCTCAAACCGGTGAAGGTGCTTTCGGGGGGCGAAAAGGTTCGTTGTCTTCTCTCCAAGATGATGCTCTCCGGGGCGAACACCCTGATTTTGGACGAACCTACCAACCACCTGGATCTGGAGTCGATAACCGCATTGAACAACGGCCTCATCGAGTTTCCCGAGGTCGTTCTCTTCAACAGCCACGACCATCAGTTCATATCCTCTATTGCAAATCGGATCGTGGAATTTGCTCCCGGGGGCATTATCGATCGCATGATGCCCTTCGATGAGTACATGGCCAGCAAGGAAATCATCGCCCTTCGGGATGAGCTATGGCATGGTCACCAACGGGTCCAGATTTAA